A part of Capsicum annuum cultivar UCD-10X-F1 chromosome 6, UCD10Xv1.1, whole genome shotgun sequence genomic DNA contains:
- the LOC107874695 gene encoding uncharacterized protein LOC107874695: protein MTRKGDNYAGKAPNDSTVYEANKDAKVDDDVVLNKELPSAVDVILSADTNEERLVSKDRSRNKSPQECVSAQRSPIGEACLHAGASKLLIPGDKSQTFCGRQNDICWAVNEAHGAQLAAEAIEMDKGYPVAEFEKFLRSSSPVICPSVNIRTCQACIRGQGAPLCRHEIPNISLGNLWQWYEKHGNYGLEVEAEEHKSSQQHGLKFSAFFVPSLSAVQLIKDNGTLGSIDVGDSGINKMSGSSPIEDFHKRFSVLVPQPRVENSSSLPKRHAVSDPTASSDCSDMDLHHQPAESKLSDDNEELLFEYFENEQPQNRKPLFEKIKELAAGGRTSSSRVFGDPSILQSARLPDLHPHSWFSIAWYPIYRIPTGNFRASFLSYHSLGQYVHRDQTLCTRGLDAGVVSPTVGLLSYNTQGECWFQPRHSAEHHPKEAVTLDSNAPSVLRDRLKTLEQTASFMSRAVRMNGAETLVNKHPDYEFFLSRRCRLY, encoded by the exons ATGACTCGTAAGGGTGATAACTACGCCGGGAAAGCACCAAATGATTCAACTGTCTATGAAGCTAACAAAGATGCTAAG gttgatgatgatgttgtctTGAATAAAGAACTACCTAGTGctgttgatgttattttatcaGCAGATACAAATGAggaaagacttgtttcaaaggaCCGGAGTAGAAATAAGAGTCCGCAGGAATGTGTGTCTGCGCAAAGATCTCCTATCGGTGAAGCTTGCTTGCATGCTGGTGCTTCAAAATTGTTGATTCCTGGAGATAAATCCCAAACATTTTGTGGTCGTCAAAATGACATTTGTTGGGCAGTGAATGAAGCCCATGGGGCACAATTAGCCGCTGAAGCTATTGAGATGGACAAGGGCTATCCTGTTGCTGAGTTTGAGAAATTTCTTCGTTCTTCCTCTCCAGTTATATGTCCATCTGTTAATATCCGTACTTGTCAGGCTTGTATCCGCGGTCAAGGTGCACCTCTATGCAGGCATGAGATCCCGAATATCTCTTTAGGGAACTTGTGGCAGTGGTATGAGAAACATGGAAACTATGGCTTAGAAGTAGAAGCAGAGGAACATAAAAGTTCTCAACAACATGGTCTAAAGTTCAGTGCATTTTTTGTTCCCTCTTTGTCAGCTGTTCAGCTCATCAAGGATAATGGAACTCTGGGTTCCATAGATGTGGGGGACTCTGGGATAAATAAAATGTCTGGGAGTTCACCTATAGAAGACTTCCACAAAAGATTTTCTGTTCTTGTACCTCAACCTCGTGTTGAAAACTCAAGCTCTTTACCAAAAAGGCATGCTGTCTCTGATCCCACGGCATCTTCAGACTGCAGCGATATGGATTTGCATCATCAACCAGCTGAATCTAAACTATCTGATGATAATGAGGAGCTTCTGTTTGAATATTTCGAAAATGAACAGCCTCAAAATCGTAAACCGTTGTTTGAAAA GATTAAGGAACTTGCTGCTGGTGGGAGGACTTCAAGTAGTCGAGTGTTTGGAGATCCATCAATCCTACAGTCCGCCCGCTTACCTGACCTGCACCCTCATTCGTG GTTTTCTATTGCATGGTATCCCATTTATAGGATACCAACCGGCAATTTTCGTGCCTCTTTTTTGAGTTATCATTCGCTTGGCCAATATGTTCACAGAGACCAGACACTTTGCACCCGTGGATTGGATGCTGGAGTAGTTTCCCCAACTGTGGGGCTCCTAAGCTACAATACTCAG GGTGAATGCTGGTTTCAGCCAAGGCACTCCGCGGAGCACCACCCGAAAGAAGCTGTGACCTTGGATTCAAATGCTCCTTCAGTTCTTCGAGATCGACTGAAGACATTGGAGCAGACTGCATCTTTCATGTCCCGAGCTGTGAGAATGAATGGTGCAGAAACACTCGTGAACAAGCACCCCGATTATGAGTTTTTCCTGTCTAGGCGATGTCGATTATATTGA